catgggaaaaacgcaaacatgggaaaaacgcaaaaatgggaaaaacgcaaacatgggaaaaacgcaaacatgggaaaaacgcaaacaggggaaaaacgcaaacatgggaaaaacgcaaacatgggaaaaacgcaaacatgggaaaaacgcaaacatgggaaaaacgcaaacatgggaaaaacgcaaatgtagtgaaagagaaatttgtggcacaacttgacaagatgaaagaatcagttggtaggacatagtctgaagcctcaagggttaacgaaatataggtcaaaagcaaatatgggaaaaacgcaaatatgggaaaaacgcaaatatgggaaaaacgcatatatgggaaaaacgcatatatgggaaaaacgcatatatgggaaatacgcatatatgggaaaaacgcaaatatgggaaaaacgcaaatatgggaaaaacgcaaatatgggaaaaacgaaaatatgggaaaaacgcaaatatgggaaaaacgcaaatatgggaaaaacgcaattatgggaaaaacgcaattatgggaaaaacgcaattatgggaagagcgcaattatgggaaaaatgcaaatgtaagaaaaaagaaattcgtggcacaacttgacaataggaaaaaatcggttggttggacatagtCGGAAGCATGAGGGGTTcatgaaatatgggaaaaacgcaagtatgggaaaagcgcaagtatgagaaaagcgtaaatatgggagaaacgcaaatgtagtgaaagagaaatttgtggcacaacttgacaagaggaaaaatcagttgctaggacatagtctgaagcctcaagggccaaacgcaaatatgagaaaaatgcaaatatgggaaaaacgcaaatatgggaaaaacgcaaatatgggaaaaacgcaaaaatgggaaaaccgcaaaaatgggaaaaacgcaaaaatgggaataacgcaaaaatgggaaaaacgcaaaaatgggaaaaacgcaaaaatgggaaaaacgcaaatacgggaaaaacgcaaatatgggaaaaacgcaaatatgggaaaaacgcaaatatgggaaaaacgcaaatatgggaaaaacgcaaagatgggaaaaacgcaaatatgggaaaaacgcaaacatgggaaaaacgcaaacatgggaaaaacgcaaacatgggaaaaacgcaaacatgggaaaaacgcaaacatgggaacaacgcaaacatgggaaaaacgcaaacatgggaaaaacgcaaacatgggaaaaacgcaaatgtagtgaagaagaaagttgtggcacaacttggcaagaggaaagaatcagttggtaggacatagcctgaagcctcaagggttgaCGAAATATAggtaaaaagcaaatatgggaaaaacgcaaatatgggaaaaacccaaatatgagaaaaacgcaagtatgggaaaaacgcaaatatgggaaaaacgcaagtatgggaaaaacgcaagtatccgaaaaacgcaagtatgggaaaaacgcaagtatgggaaaaacgcaagtatgggaaaaacgcaagtatgggaaaaacgcaagtatgggaaaaacgcaagtatgggaaaaacgcaaatatgggaagaacgcaaatatgggaaaaacgcaaatatgggaaaaacgcaaatatgggaaaaacgcaaataagggaaaaacgcaaatatgggaaaaacgcaaatatgggaaaaacgcaaatatgggaaaaacgcaaatattggaacaacgcaaatatgggaacaacgcaaatatgggaacaacgcaaatatgggaacaacgcaaatatgggaacaatgcaaatataggaacaacgcaaatatgggaacaacgcaaatatgggaaaaacgcaaatatgggaaaaacgcaaatatgggaaaaacgcaaatatgggaaaaacgcaaacatgggaaaaacgcaaacatgggaaaaacgcaaacatgggaaaaacgcaaacatgggaaaaacgcaaacatgggaaaaacgcaaacatgggaaaaacgcaaatatgggaaaaacgcaaatatgggaaaaacgcaaacatgggaaaaacgcaaacatgggaaaaacgcaaacatgggaaaaacgcaaacatgggaaaaacgcaaacatgggaaaaacgcaaatatgggaaaaacgcaaatatgggaaaaacgcaaatatgggaaaaacgcaaatatgggaacaacgcaaatatgggaacaacgcaaatatgggaacaacccaagtacgggaaaaacgcaaatacgggaaaaacgcaaatacgggaaaaacgcaaatacgggaaaaacgcaaacatgggaaaaactcaaacatgggaaaaacgcaaacatgggaaaaacgcaaacatgggaaaaacgcaaacatttgaaaaacgcaaacatgggaaaaacgcaaacatgggaaaaacgcaaacatgggaaaaacgcaaacatgggaaaaacgcaaacatgggaataacgcaaacatgggaaaaacgcaatcatgggaaaaacgcaaacatgggaaaaacgtaaacatgggaaagacgcaaacatgggacaaacgcaaacatgggaaaaacgcaaacatgggaaaaacgcaaacatgggaaaaacgcaaacatgggaaaaacgcaaacatgggaaaaacgcaaatgtagtgaagaagaaatttgtggcacaacatgacaagagggaagaatcagttggtaggacatagcctgaagcctcaagggttaacgaaatataggtcaaaagcaaatatgggaaaaacgcaaatatgggaaaaacgcagaaatgggaaaaaggcaaatatgggaaaaacgcaaatatgggaaaaacgcaaatatgggaaaaacgcaaatatgggaaaaacgctagtatgggaaaaacgcaaatatgggaaaaacgcaaatatgggaataacgcaaatatgggaaaaacgcaagtatgggaaaaacgcaagtatgggaaaaacacaagtatgggaaaagcgcaagtatgggaaaagcgcaagtatgggaaaagcgcaagtatgggaaaagcgcaagtatgggaaaaacgcaaatatgggaaaaacgcaatcatgggaaaaacgcaaacatgggaaaaacgcaaacatgggaaaaacacaaatatgggaacaacgcaaatatgggaacaacgcaaatatgggaacaatgcaaatatgggaacaacgcaaatatgggaacaacgcaaatatgggaacaacgcaaatatgagaacaacgcaaatatgggaacaacggaaatatgggaacaacgcaaacatgggaacaacgcaaacatgggaaaaacgcaaacatgggaaaaacgcaaacatgggaaaaacgcaaacatgggaaaaacgcaaacatgggaaaaacgcaaacatgggaaaaacgcaaacatgggaaaaacgcaaacatgggaataaCGCAAACATGAGaataacgcaaacatgggaaaaacgcaaacatgggaaagacacaaacatgggaaagacgcaaacatgggaaagacgcaaacatgggaaagacgcaaacatgggaaagacgcaaacatgggaaagacgcaaacatgggaaagacgcaaacatgggaaagacgcaaacatgggaaagacgcaaacatgggaatgacgcaaacatgggaaagacgcaaacatgggaaagacgcaaacatgggaaagacgcaaacatgggaaagacgcaaacatgggaaagacgcaaacatgcgaaagacgcaaacatgggaaaaacgcaaacatgggaaaaacgcaaacatgggaaaaacgcaaacatgggaaaaacgcaaacatgggaaaaacgcaaacattggaaaaacgcaaacatgggaaaaacgcaaacattggaaaaacgcaaacatgggaaaaacgcaaacatgggaaaaacgcaaacatgggaaaaacgcaatcatgggaaaaacgcaaatgtagtgaaagagaaaattgtggcacaacttgacaagaggaaagaatcagttggtaggacatagtctgaagcctcaagggttaacgaaatatatgtcaaaagcaaaaatgggaaaaacgcaaatatgggaaaacgcaaatatgggaaaaacgcaaatatgggaaaaacacaaatatgggaaaaacacaaatatgggaaaaacacaaatatgggagaaacacaaatatgggaaaaacacaaatatgggaaaaacgcaaatatgagaaaaacgcaaatatgagagaaacgcaaatatgggagaaacgcaaatatgggaaaaaagcaaatatgggaaaaacgcaaatatgggaaaaacgcaaatatgggaaaaacccaaatatgtgaaaaacgcaaatatgggaaaaacccaaatgtgagaaaaacgcaagtatgggaaaaacgcaagtatgggaaaaacgcaagtatgggaaaaacgcaagtatgggaaaaacgcaagtatgggaaaaacgcaagtatgggaaaaacgcaagtatgggaaaaacgcaggtatgggaaaaacgcaaataaggggaaaacgcaaatatgggaaaaacgcaaatatgggaaaaacgcaaatacgggaaaaacgcaaatacgggaaaacgcaaatacgggaaaaacgcaatatctgaaaaatgcaaatatgggaccgACGCAAATATGGTACCGACGAAAATATGGGACCGACGAAAATATGGGAACGACGAAAATATGGGAACGACGGAAATATGGGAACGACGGAAATATGGGAACGACGGAAATATGGGAACGACGGAAATATGGGAACGACGGAAATATGTGaacgacgcaaatatgggaacaacgcaaatatgggataaacgcaaatatgggataaacgcaaatatgggaaaaacgcaaatatgggagaaacgcaaatatgggagaaacgcaaatatgggagaaacgcaaatatgggagaaacgcaaatatgggagaaacgcaaatatgggagaaacgcaaatatgggaaaaacacaaatatgggaaaaacgcaaatatgggaaaaacgcaaatatgggaaaaacgaaaatatgggaaaaacgaaaatatgggaaaaacgaaaatatggggaaaacgcaaatatggggaaaacgcaaatatggggaaaacgcaaatatggggaaaacgcaaatatggggaaaacgcaaatatggggaaaacgcaaatatgggaaaaacgcaaatatgggaaaaacgcaaatatgggaaaaacgcaaatatgggaaaaatgcacatatacgaaaaacgcaaatatgggaaaaacgcaaatatgggaaaaacgaaaatatgggaaaaacgcaaatatggggaaaacgcaaatatggggaaaacgcaaatatggggaaaacgcaaatatggggaaaacgcaaatatggggaaaacgcaaatatggggagaacgcaaatatggggaaaacgcaaatattggaaaaatgcaaacatgggaaaaacgcaaacatgggaaaaacgcaaacatgggaaaaacgcaagcatgggaaaaacgcaaacatgggaaaaacgcaagcatgggaaaaacgcaagcatgggaataacgcaaacatgggaaaaacgcaaacatgggaaaaacgcaaacatgggaaaaatgcaaatgtagtgaaagagaaatttgtggcacaacttgacaagaggaaagaatcagttggtaggacatagtctgaagcatgaagggttcaggaaatatgggaaaaacgcaagtatgggaaaagtgCAAGTATGGGAAAAGTGCAAGTATGAGAAaagcgtaaatatgggaaaaacgcaaatgtagtgaaagagaaatttgtggcacaacttgacaagaggaaagaatcagttgctaggacatagtctgaagcctcaagggtcaaacgcaaatatgggaaaaacgcaaatatgggaaaaacgcaaatatgggaaaaacgcaaatatgggaaaaacgcaaatatgggaaaaacgcaaatatgggaacaacgaaaatatgggaacaacgaaaatatgggaacaacgaaaatatgggaacaacgaaaatatgggaacaacgaaaatatgggaacaacgaaaatatgggaacgacgaaaatatgggaacgacgcaaatatgggaacgacgcaaatatgggaacgacgcaaatatgggaacgacgcaaatatgggaacgacgcaaatatgggaacgacgcaaatatgggaacaacgcaaatatgggaaaaacgcaattatgggaaaaacgcaattatgggataaatgcaattatgggaaaaatgcaattatgggaaaaacgcaattatgggaaaaatgcaaatgttagaaaaaagaaattcgtggcacaacttgacaagaggatagaatcagttggtaggatataGTCTGAAGCATCAAGGGTTAACGAATTATAGGTCAaaaggaaatatgggaaaaacgcaaatatgggaaaaacgcaaatatgggaaaaacgcaaatatgggaaaaacgcaaatatgggaaaaacgcaaatatgggaaaaccgcaaatatgggaaaaacgcaaacatgggaaaaacgcaaacatgggaaaaacgcaaacatgggaaaaacgcaaacatcggaaaaacgcaaacatgggaaaaaggcaaatgtagtgaaagagaaatttgtggcacaacttgacaagaggatagaatcagttggtaggacatagcctgaagcctcaagggttagcGAAACATAGGTCaaaaccaaatatgggaaaaacggaaatatgggaaaaacgcaaatatgggagaaacgcaaatatgggaaaaacgcaaatatgggaaaaacgtaaatatgggagaaacgcaaatattggaaaaacgcaaacgtgggaagaacgcaaacatgggaagaacgcaaacataggaagaacgcaaacatgggaaaaacgcaaatatgggaagaacgcaaacatgggaaaaacgcaaacatgggaaaaacgcaaatatgggaaaaacgcaaatatgggaaaaacgcaaatatgggaaaaacgcaaatatgggaaaaacgcaaatatgggaaaaacgcaaatatgggaaaaacgcaaatatgggaaaaactcaaatatgggaaaaacgcaaatatgggacaaacgcaaatatgggaaaaacgcaaatatggggaaaacgcaaatacgggaaaaacgcaaatatgggaaaaacgcaaatatgggaaaaacgcaaatatgggaaaaacgcaaatatgggaaaaacccaaatatgggaaaaacgcaagtatgggaaaaacgcaagtatgggaaaaacgcaagtatgggaaaaacgcaaacatgggaaaaacgcaaaaatgggaaaaacgcaaacatgggaaaaacgcaaacatgggaaaaacgcaaacatgggaaaaacgcaaacatgggaaaaacgcaaacatgggaaaaacgcaaacatgggaaaaacgcaaacatgggaaaaacgcaaatgtagtgaaagagaaatttgtggctcaacttgacatgaggaaagaatcagttggtaggacatagtctgaagcctcaagggttaacgaaatataggtcaaaaggaaatatgggaaaaacgcaaatatgggaaaaacgcaaatatgggaaaaacgcaaatatggtaaaaacgcaaatatgggaaaaacgcaaatatgggaaaaacgcaaatatgggaaaaacgcaaatatgggaaaaacgcaaatatgggaaaaacgcaattatgggaaaaacgcaattatgggaaaaacgcaattatcggaaaaatgcaaatgtaagaaaaaagaaattcgtggcacaacttgacaataggaaagaatcagttggttggacatagtctgaagcatgaagggttcaggaaatatgggaaaaacgcaagtatgggaaaaacgcaaatatgggaaaaacgcaaatatgggaacaacgcaaatatgggaacaacgcaaatatgggaacaacgcaaatatgggaacaacgcaaatatgggaaaaacgcaaatatgggaaaaacgcaaatatgggaaaaacgcaaatatgggaacaacgcaaatatgggaacaacgaaaatatgggaacaacgaaaatatgggaacaacgaaaatatgggaacaacgaaaatatgggaacaacgaaaatatgcgaacaacgaaaatatgggaacaacgaaaatatgggaacaacgaaaatatgggaacaacgaaaatatgggaacaacgaaaatatgggaacaacgaaaatatgggaacatcgcaaatatgggaacatcgcaaatatgggaacatcgcaaatatgggaacaacgcaaatatgggaacaacgcaaatatgggaacaacgcaaatatgggaacaacgcaaatatgggaacaacgaaaatatgggaaaaacgcaaatatgggaaaaacgcaaatatgggaaaaacgcaaatatgggaaaaacgcaaatatgggaaaaacgcaaatatgggaaatacgcaaatatgggaaatacgcaaatatgggaaaaacgaaaatatgggaacaaagcaaatatgggaacaacgcaaatatgggaacaacgcaaatatgggaacaacgcaaatatgggaacaacgcaaatatgggaacaacgcaaatatgggaacaacgcaaatatgggaacaacgcaaatatgggaacaacgcaaatatgggaacaacgcaaacatgggaaaaacgcaaacatgggaaaaacgcaaacatgggaaaaacgcaaacatgggaaaaatgcaaacatgggaaaaacgcaaacatgggaaaaacgcaaacatgggaaaaacgaaaacatgggaaaaacgcaaacatgggaaaaacgcaaacatgggaaaaacggaaTCATGGAAAAAACGAATTCATggaaaaaacgcaaacatgggaaaaacgcaaacatgggaaaaacgcaaatatgggaaaaacgcaaatatgggaaaaacgcaattatgggaaaaacgcaattatgggaaaaacgcaattatcggaaaaatgcaaatgtaagaaaaaagaaattcgtggcacaacttgacaataggaaagaatcagttggttggacatagtctgaagcatgaagggttcaggaaatatgggaaaaacgcaagtatgggaaaaacgcaaatatcggaaaaacgcaaatatggaaaaaacgcaaatatgggaacaacgcaaatatgggaacaacgcaaatatgggaacaacgcaaatatgggaacaacgcaaatatgggaacaacgcaaatatgggaacaacgcaaatatgggaaaaacgcaaatatgggaaaaacgcaaatatgggaacaacgcaaatatgggaacaacgcaaatatgggaacaacgaaaatatgggaacaacgaaaatatgggaacaacgaaaatatgggaacaacgaaaatatgggaacaacgaaaatatgggaacaacgaaaatatgcgaacaacgaaaatatgggaacaacgaaaatatgggaacaacgaaaatatgggaacaacgaaaatatgggaacaacgaaaatatgggaacatcgcaaatatgggaacatcgcaaatatgggaacagcgcaaatatgggaacaacgcaaatatgggaacaacgcaaatatggcaacaacgcaaatatgggaacaacgcaaatatgggaacaacgcaaatatgggaacaacgcaaatatgggaaaaccgcaaatatgggaaaaacgcaaatatgggaaaaacgcaaatatgggaaaaacgcaaatatgggaaaaacgcatatatgggaaatacgcaaatatgggaaatacgcaaatatgggaaaaacgcaaatatgggaaaaacgaaaatatgggaacaacgcaaatatgggaacaacgcaaatatgggaacaacgcaaatatgggaacaacgcaaatatgggaacaacgcaaatatgggaacaacgcaaatatgggaacaacgcaaatatgggaacaacgcaaatatgggaacaacgcaaacatgggaacaacgcaaacatgggaaaaacgcaaacatgggaaaaacgcaaacatgggaaaaacgcaaacatgggaaaaacgcaaacatgggaaaaacgcaaacatgggaaaaacgcaaacatgggataaacgcaaacatgggaaaaacgaaaacatgggaaaaacgcaaacatgggaaaaacgcaaacatgggaaaaacggaaTCATGGAAAAAACGCAATCATggaaaaaacgcaaacatgggaaaaacgcaaacatgggaaaaacgcaaacattggaaaaacgcaaacattggtaaaacgcaaacatgggaaaaacgcaaacatggaaaaacgcaaatgtagtgaaagagaaatttgtggcacaacttaacaagaggaaagaatcggttggtaggacatatgtaagtaggctgtttatgtttacacaggctgtttatgttttctctatgtaagtaggctgtttatgttttcttagtggcaacgttacatagcgctcaatatgaaaatcactggctgtgctgtgtgcagtctgtggctagtttgcattgttgtctgccattgtagtgttgggcagcggcagctggatgtgaacagcgcgtagcgttgcgcagttggaggtgagccgccacagtggtggatgtggggagagagatggcggagttttgaaatttgtcatgaactactatatttgtatatgatgatatcaaggtaaatacattgtttgttctctattaatatctttcattttgctaactatccctatcagtagttagtgccttcagtagtttgaatcttttatttagctggcagtagtggcgctcgctgtattgcagtagcttgagcagctaagatttttgtgaggtaagtgatttgtgaaaggtatagtttaatgttagtcagggccattcttttgtagggaattttgaaagtcagattgcgttgcgctaacaaaatattgtgtgtcagtttaagcacagtcatgtataattgttcaaaggggacgtttcatatgtcgacccttagcctaggatacctcactggaatcttctgatttttcttgtagtttgtgtaattggtgtagctattgtttattggtagcgcgtaatcatagagagaatttcctttgtagttgtagtttttcattgttgtacagtaaaacagttgttgcatgcatgtagat
This Schistocerca piceifrons isolate TAMUIC-IGC-003096 unplaced genomic scaffold, iqSchPice1.1 HiC_scaffold_2249, whole genome shotgun sequence DNA region includes the following protein-coding sequences:
- the LOC124742248 gene encoding uncharacterized protein LOC124742248 — protein: MGETQIWEKRKYGRNANMGETQIWEKRKYGRNANMGKTQIWEKRKYGKNANMGKTKIWEKRKYGKNENMGKTQIWGKRKYGENANMGKTQIWGKRKYGENANMGKTQIWEKRKYGKNANMGKMHIYEKRKYGKNANMGKTKIWEKRKYGENANMGKTQIWGKRKYGENANMGKTQIWGERKYGENANIGKMQTWEKRKHGKNANMGKTQAWEKRKHGKNASMGKTQAWE
- the LOC124742249 gene encoding uncharacterized protein LOC124742249, translating into MKGSGNMGKTQVWEKRKYRKNANMEKTQIWEQRKYGNNANMGTTQIWEQRKYGNNANMGTTQIWEKRKYGKNANMGTTQIWEQRKYGNNENMGTTKIWEQRKYGNNENMGTTKIWEQRKYANNENMGTTKIWEQRKYGNNENMGTTKIWEHRKYGNIANMGTAQIWEQRKYGNNANMATTQIWEQRKYGNNANMGTTQIWENRKYGKNANMGKTQIWEKRKYGKNAYMGNTQIWEIRKYGKNANMGKTKIWEQRKYGNNANMGTTQIWEQRKYGNNANMGTTQIWEQRKYGNNANMGTTQTWEQRKHGKNANMGKTQTWEKRKHGKNANMGKTQTWEKRKHGINANMGKTKTWEKRKHGKNANMGKTESWKKRNHGKNANMGKTQTWEKRKHWKNANIGKTQTWEKRKHGKTQM